One window of the Natronomonas marina genome contains the following:
- a CDS encoding acyl-CoA dehydrogenase family protein: MTVSQSPSVGFEETQELEMIRETAREIASDYDDEYFLEVSEGKEPTEFWNDCADAGFLGAAIPTEYGGEGMGFWELSAIVEELCANGCLGAEMLFVVNVCFGGITLTENGSEEQKEEWLPGICDGDVNFAMALTEPDAGHNAPNMDTFAERDGDEFVIDGTKQWISGVDLADRMLLVARTSPKDESAKMQGITLFLVDPQDSAIERRELDVGIPTPEKQFELSIDGYRAHEDDVIGTEGMGLYQLFDTVNPERLLGASGAIGVGKCAIERAVDYANEREVFDQPIGAHQGVQHPIADSWAKLQSAGLLTRKAAWMVDNEPDPKKTAEVSNMAKLRATEVGHDATDVALQTHGGNGFSREYTVIEMWKGSRLGKVAPGSTEMMRNHVAEHTLGLPRSY; encoded by the coding sequence ATGACAGTCTCACAATCCCCGTCGGTCGGTTTCGAGGAGACACAGGAACTGGAGATGATCCGGGAGACGGCCCGGGAGATCGCGTCGGATTACGACGACGAGTACTTCCTCGAGGTCTCGGAGGGCAAGGAACCGACGGAGTTCTGGAACGACTGCGCCGACGCGGGCTTCCTGGGGGCGGCCATCCCCACCGAGTACGGCGGCGAGGGGATGGGGTTCTGGGAACTGTCGGCCATCGTCGAGGAACTGTGCGCCAACGGCTGTCTCGGCGCGGAGATGCTGTTCGTCGTCAACGTCTGTTTCGGGGGAATTACGCTGACCGAGAACGGCAGCGAGGAGCAGAAGGAGGAGTGGCTGCCGGGCATCTGTGACGGCGACGTGAACTTCGCGATGGCGCTGACGGAACCCGACGCGGGCCACAACGCGCCGAACATGGACACCTTCGCCGAGCGGGACGGCGACGAGTTCGTCATCGACGGCACGAAACAGTGGATTTCCGGTGTCGACCTCGCCGACCGGATGCTGCTCGTCGCCCGGACGTCGCCGAAGGACGAGTCCGCGAAGATGCAGGGAATAACGCTATTTCTCGTCGACCCGCAGGACTCGGCCATCGAGCGCCGGGAACTCGACGTGGGCATCCCGACGCCAGAAAAGCAGTTCGAACTGTCCATCGACGGCTACCGCGCCCACGAGGACGACGTCATCGGCACGGAGGGCATGGGTCTGTACCAGCTGTTCGACACGGTCAACCCCGAGCGACTGCTGGGTGCGTCGGGCGCCATCGGCGTCGGCAAGTGCGCCATCGAGCGGGCGGTCGACTACGCCAACGAGCGTGAGGTCTTCGACCAGCCCATCGGCGCCCACCAGGGCGTCCAGCACCCCATCGCGGACTCGTGGGCGAAGCTACAGTCCGCGGGGCTGCTCACCCGGAAGGCCGCCTGGATGGTCGACAACGAACCGGACCCGAAGAAGACCGCCGAGGTGTCCAACATGGCGAAGCTGCGGGCGACGGAGGTCGGGCACGACGCGACCGACGTGGCGCTGCAGACCCACGGCGGCAACGGCTTCTCGCGGGAGTACACCGTCATCGAGATGTGGAAGGGGTCGCGGCTGGGCAAGGTCGCGCCCGGCTCGACCGAGATGATGCGGAACCACGTC
- a CDS encoding amidohydrolase, with protein METLAISGGHVLAPDLTVTEADVVVDRERGRIVSVGDPADGPDETLDADGCLVVPGLVNAHCHVAMTLLRGYADDKPLDPWLQEDIWPVEAALEPEDVRAGARLGLLEMIRNGVTAFGDMYFHVPEVAAAVEEAGLRARLGHGIVTVGKDDADARADFEEGLAVARELDGAADGRIRTALMPHSLTTVDGDLLAEFVPRARDAGVPVHYHANETEAEVTPIVEEHGARPLEYADDRGLLAAGDFIAHGVHLDGAEIELLADREVGVAHCPASNMKLASGIAPVQRLLDAGVTVGLGTDGAASNNDLDVLDELRDAAMVGKLAADDASAVPAGAAVRAATGGGADLLGFEAGRIEEGAPADLAVVDFEAPHLTPAHDLVSHLAYAARGSDVRHTVVGGDVLMRDRAVVPFDAGAVRREAERHARAAIDRASE; from the coding sequence ATGGAGACACTGGCGATATCGGGCGGGCACGTTCTCGCGCCCGACCTGACGGTCACCGAGGCCGACGTGGTGGTCGACCGGGAGCGGGGCCGCATCGTCTCGGTCGGCGACCCGGCCGACGGTCCCGACGAGACGCTCGACGCCGACGGCTGTCTCGTCGTTCCGGGGCTGGTCAACGCCCACTGTCACGTCGCGATGACGCTCCTTCGCGGCTACGCCGACGACAAGCCGCTGGACCCCTGGCTGCAGGAGGACATCTGGCCGGTCGAGGCCGCCCTCGAACCCGAGGACGTGCGGGCCGGCGCCCGACTGGGCCTCCTCGAGATGATACGCAACGGCGTGACCGCCTTCGGCGACATGTACTTCCACGTCCCGGAGGTGGCGGCGGCCGTCGAGGAGGCCGGCCTCCGTGCCCGACTCGGCCACGGCATCGTCACCGTCGGCAAGGACGACGCCGACGCCCGCGCCGACTTCGAGGAGGGTCTCGCCGTCGCCCGCGAACTCGACGGCGCCGCGGACGGCCGAATCCGGACCGCGCTGATGCCGCACTCGCTGACGACGGTCGACGGCGACCTCCTCGCGGAGTTCGTCCCCCGCGCCCGCGATGCGGGCGTTCCGGTCCACTACCACGCGAACGAGACCGAAGCCGAGGTGACGCCGATCGTCGAGGAGCACGGCGCCCGGCCGCTGGAGTACGCCGACGACCGGGGGCTGCTGGCTGCCGGCGATTTCATCGCTCACGGCGTCCACCTCGACGGGGCCGAGATCGAACTGCTCGCCGACCGCGAGGTGGGCGTCGCCCACTGTCCGGCCTCGAACATGAAACTCGCAAGCGGCATCGCACCCGTCCAGCGACTGCTGGACGCCGGCGTCACGGTCGGTCTCGGGACCGACGGCGCCGCCTCGAACAACGACCTCGACGTCCTCGACGAACTCCGGGACGCGGCGATGGTCGGGAAACTCGCGGCCGACGACGCCAGCGCGGTCCCGGCCGGGGCGGCCGTCCGGGCGGCGACCGGGGGCGGCGCCGACCTGCTCGGGTTCGAGGCGGGCCGCATCGAGGAAGGTGCGCCCGCCGACCTCGCTGTCGTCGACTTCGAGGCGCCGCACCTCACGCCCGCACACGACCTCGTCAGCCACCTCGCGTACGCCGCCCGGGGGTCGGACGTCCGCCACACCGTCGTGGGGGGCGACGTGCTGATGCGGGACCGGGCGGTCGTTCCGTTCGACGCCGGCGCGGTTCGACGGGAGGCCGAGCGGCACGCGCGGGCCGCGATCGACCGGGCGTCAGAATAG
- a CDS encoding phenylalanine--tRNA ligase subunit alpha: MRLPDTQVALLRAASATETKTIAQLAEELEEDPAAVTGAAFELESAGLLEVDEHVAEELSLTEEGERYLEDGLPERRLYEAAIEAGADEEPVEMGRLVGASGLEGGAVDIALTNFARKGLGDIDGGEVVADPDAGGDDPEVEALSAVADGSAGYHDAGVLERLESRGLVERTETTVRSVTLSDDGVTALMEGVEVAETVGAVTPELLTSGEWADVEFAEYNVEADAETIDGGKKHILRQTANRVKDVLVGMGFSEMEGPHADADFWINDCLFMPQDHPARTHWDRFALDVPAMEGEDLPEGLADRVEDAHRNGVGEDGDGYHSPWSEEFARAIALRGHTTSLSMRYLSGEAVGELEPPQRYFSVEKVYRNDTLDPTHLLEFFQIEGWVMAEELSVRDLMGTFTEFYEQFGITDLEFKPHYNPYTEPSFELFGKHPETGELIEIGNSGIFREEVLRPLGVECDVMAWGLALERLLMLMYGFEDIRDVHGTLCDLDLLRNVEVVY, translated from the coding sequence ATGAGACTGCCCGACACGCAGGTCGCGCTGCTTCGAGCCGCCAGCGCGACCGAGACGAAGACGATCGCACAGCTCGCCGAGGAACTCGAGGAAGACCCCGCCGCCGTCACCGGAGCCGCCTTCGAACTCGAATCGGCGGGCCTGCTGGAGGTCGACGAACACGTCGCCGAGGAACTCTCGCTGACCGAGGAGGGCGAACGCTACCTCGAGGACGGCCTGCCGGAGCGCCGCCTCTACGAGGCCGCCATCGAGGCCGGCGCCGACGAGGAACCCGTCGAGATGGGCCGTCTCGTCGGTGCCTCGGGCCTCGAGGGCGGGGCGGTCGACATCGCGCTGACGAACTTCGCCCGGAAGGGTCTCGGCGATATCGACGGCGGCGAGGTCGTCGCCGACCCCGACGCGGGCGGCGACGACCCCGAAGTCGAGGCGCTGTCGGCTGTCGCCGACGGCTCTGCGGGCTACCACGACGCGGGCGTCCTCGAGCGCCTGGAGTCCCGCGGACTCGTCGAGCGGACCGAGACGACGGTCCGGTCGGTGACGCTGTCCGACGACGGCGTCACCGCGCTGATGGAGGGCGTCGAGGTCGCAGAGACGGTCGGCGCCGTCACGCCGGAGTTGCTCACCTCCGGCGAGTGGGCCGACGTCGAGTTCGCCGAGTACAACGTCGAGGCCGACGCCGAGACCATCGACGGCGGCAAGAAGCACATCCTCCGACAGACCGCCAACCGCGTCAAGGACGTCCTCGTCGGCATGGGCTTTTCGGAGATGGAGGGCCCCCACGCGGACGCGGACTTCTGGATAAACGACTGTCTGTTCATGCCGCAGGACCACCCGGCGCGGACCCACTGGGACCGCTTCGCGCTGGACGTGCCGGCGATGGAGGGAGAGGACCTGCCGGAGGGACTCGCCGACCGCGTCGAGGACGCCCACCGCAACGGCGTCGGCGAGGACGGCGACGGCTACCACTCGCCGTGGAGCGAGGAGTTCGCCCGCGCGATCGCGCTGCGGGGCCACACCACGTCGCTGTCGATGCGGTACCTCTCGGGTGAGGCCGTCGGCGAACTGGAACCGCCCCAGCGGTACTTCAGCGTCGAGAAGGTCTACCGCAACGACACGCTGGACCCGACCCACCTGCTGGAGTTCTTCCAGATCGAGGGGTGGGTGATGGCCGAGGAGCTGTCTGTCCGGGATTTGATGGGCACGTTCACCGAGTTCTACGAGCAGTTCGGCATCACCGACCTCGAGTTCAAGCCGCACTACAACCCCTACACGGAGCCGAGTTTCGAGCTGTTCGGCAAGCATCCCGAGACGGGCGAACTCATCGAAATCGGCAACTCGGGCATCTTCCGCGAGGAGGTGCTCCGGCCGCTGGGCGTCGAGTGCGACGTGATGGCCTGGGGGCTGGCGCTCGAGCGACTGCTGATGCTGATGTACGGCTTCGAGGACATCCGGGACGTCCACGGGACGCTGTGTGACCTCGACCTCCTGCGGAACGTGGAGGTGGTGTACTGA
- a CDS encoding DUF7511 domain-containing protein produces MSTTDHDADRPLRRADRPPLCASLTTVEDGLLQCTLHPPDPDEAAATTRWLTAEQGSFVDAGSMR; encoded by the coding sequence ATGTCGACCACCGACCACGACGCCGACCGGCCCCTGCGACGGGCGGACCGACCGCCGCTGTGTGCGAGCCTGACCACCGTCGAGGACGGCCTGCTCCAGTGCACGCTGCACCCGCCGGACCCCGACGAGGCGGCGGCGACGACCCGCTGGCTGACCGCCGAGCAGGGCTCGTTCGTGGACGCCGGCTCGATGCGGTGA
- a CDS encoding non-histone chromosomal MC1 family protein → MARDDDDKRNFALRDQTGNETSVFSGRTPRQAALKAARRLDPADTEQHAEHKELRLREKGTKKVHIYEGWAWQEAAPDDSPDWMPEEITEANVSKQGIEHLEEI, encoded by the coding sequence ATGGCACGCGACGACGACGACAAACGAAACTTCGCGCTACGCGACCAGACCGGCAACGAGACGAGCGTCTTCTCGGGACGGACGCCGCGACAGGCGGCGCTGAAAGCTGCCCGTCGGCTCGACCCCGCCGACACCGAGCAGCACGCCGAGCACAAGGAGCTTCGGCTCCGCGAGAAGGGAACGAAGAAAGTCCACATCTACGAGGGCTGGGCCTGGCAGGAGGCGGCACCCGACGACAGCCCCGACTGGATGCCCGAGGAGATAACGGAGGCCAACGTCTCCAAGCAGGGCATCGAGCACCTCGAGGAAATCTAA
- a CDS encoding quinone-dependent dihydroorotate dehydrogenase — translation MPLYDLAKPLLFRLDAETAHRTVHELLAAVQDTPLEGLLADHYTVVDSRLRVEAFDNTFLNPVGVAAGFDKNAEIPPALAALGFGHIEVGGVTAEPQAGNPRPRMFRLPEDRALINRMGFNNDGADLVGERLAGLDCRVPVGVNLGKSKSTPNDEAEDDYLYTFERVREGGPASGASPDASGGGDYFVVNVSSPNTPDLRELQQRDRLESILGTLQDAGAAPLLVKLSPDLPDPAVEDALEVVEELELDGVIATNTTTSRPADLRGAAADEEGGLSGAPIEEEATSMVRFVAERTDAPVVGVGGVSDARSAYEKIRAGASLVQLYTGLVYEGPGIAKRINEGLLELLERDGFDSVTEAVGADL, via the coding sequence ATGCCCCTCTACGACCTGGCGAAACCCCTTCTGTTCCGGCTGGACGCCGAAACCGCCCACCGGACCGTCCACGAACTCCTGGCGGCCGTCCAGGACACGCCACTCGAGGGCCTCCTCGCCGACCACTACACGGTCGTCGACTCCCGACTCCGCGTGGAGGCGTTCGACAACACCTTCCTCAACCCGGTCGGCGTCGCCGCCGGCTTCGACAAGAACGCCGAGATTCCCCCGGCACTGGCCGCGCTCGGCTTCGGCCACATCGAGGTCGGCGGCGTCACCGCCGAACCGCAGGCCGGCAACCCCCGCCCGCGGATGTTCCGACTCCCCGAGGACCGGGCGCTGATAAACCGCATGGGGTTCAACAACGACGGTGCCGACCTCGTCGGCGAGCGCCTGGCCGGACTCGACTGCCGCGTCCCCGTCGGGGTCAACCTCGGGAAGTCCAAGTCCACCCCCAACGACGAGGCGGAAGACGACTACCTGTACACCTTCGAGCGCGTCCGCGAGGGCGGTCCCGCGAGCGGGGCCTCGCCGGACGCGTCCGGCGGTGGCGACTACTTCGTCGTCAACGTCTCCTCCCCGAACACGCCGGACCTCCGGGAACTCCAGCAGCGCGACCGTCTGGAGTCCATCCTCGGGACGCTGCAGGACGCCGGCGCCGCACCCCTGCTCGTGAAGCTCTCGCCGGACCTCCCCGACCCCGCCGTCGAGGACGCCCTCGAGGTCGTCGAAGAACTCGAACTGGACGGCGTCATCGCCACCAACACCACGACGAGCCGACCCGCCGACCTCCGGGGCGCGGCCGCCGACGAGGAGGGTGGTCTCTCCGGGGCACCCATCGAAGAAGAGGCGACGAGCATGGTCCGCTTCGTCGCGGAGCGCACCGACGCCCCCGTCGTCGGCGTCGGCGGCGTCTCCGACGCCCGCAGCGCCTACGAGAAGATACGCGCGGGCGCCTCGCTGGTCCAGCTGTACACCGGCCTCGTCTACGAGGGCCCCGGCATCGCCAAGCGAATCAACGAGGGGCTACTCGAGTTGCTGGAGCGGGACGGCTTCGACTCCGTCACCGAGGCCGTCGGCGCCGACCTGTAG
- the hisG gene encoding ATP phosphoribosyltransferase: MHVAVPNKGRLHDPALNLLERAGLHVQDGADRKLYADTVDPEVSLLFARAADIPEYVADGAAALGVTGLDQARESDVELVDLLDLEFGRCRLVLASPEDGGVTAPEELAGGTVATEFPRITERYFRDLGVEPDIVEVSGATELTPHVDIADAIVDITSTGTTLRMNRLSVVDEVLESSVRLFAHPDVADDPKVRQVKTAFRSVLDADGKRYLMMNVPEDALEDVEEVIPGMGGPTVMDVAGTDHVAVHVVVDEREIFEVVPDLKAAGASDILVTEIERLVP; this comes from the coding sequence ATGCACGTTGCCGTGCCCAACAAGGGGCGCCTGCACGACCCGGCGTTGAACCTGCTCGAGCGCGCCGGCCTGCACGTCCAGGACGGCGCCGACCGGAAGCTCTACGCCGACACCGTCGACCCCGAGGTGTCGCTGCTGTTCGCCCGCGCCGCCGACATCCCCGAGTACGTCGCCGACGGCGCGGCCGCCCTCGGGGTCACGGGACTGGACCAGGCACGGGAGTCCGACGTCGAACTGGTCGACCTGCTCGACCTGGAGTTCGGCCGGTGTCGGCTGGTGCTGGCCTCGCCCGAGGACGGCGGCGTCACCGCCCCCGAGGAACTGGCCGGCGGGACCGTCGCCACCGAGTTCCCCCGCATCACCGAACGGTACTTCCGGGACCTCGGCGTCGAACCCGACATCGTCGAGGTGTCCGGCGCGACGGAGTTGACCCCCCACGTCGACATCGCCGACGCCATCGTCGACATCACCTCCACGGGCACGACCCTCCGGATGAACCGGCTGTCGGTCGTCGACGAGGTGCTGGAGTCGTCGGTCCGGCTGTTCGCCCACCCCGACGTCGCCGACGACCCGAAGGTCCGGCAGGTGAAGACCGCCTTCCGGTCGGTGCTGGACGCCGACGGCAAGCGCTACCTGATGATGAACGTCCCCGAGGACGCCCTCGAGGACGTCGAGGAGGTCATTCCCGGCATGGGCGGGCCGACCGTGATGGACGTCGCCGGCACCGACCACGTCGCCGTCCACGTCGTCGTCGACGAGCGGGAGATCTTCGAGGTGGTGCCCGACCTCAAGGCGGCCGGCGCGAGCGACATCCTCGTGACCGAAATCGAGCGGCTGGTCCCGTAG
- a CDS encoding alpha/beta hydrolase has protein sequence MEWTRRNVAITILAVLLGAALLGAAGAAAYFEIGYGPDEAAVSAVETDDSVTVERFDGGTVVRSGPVTPATTGLVYYPGARVNHESYVPTAAGIVEGRDAVVVVVDAPLNLAILSPGSADAAVEAAPAVESWYVGGHSLGGATACRYAAGNAAALEGLVLHAAYCDRDLSGTDLRVLSVLGAEDAVIDAETERQRRDLLPDDATVVELSGVTHSGFGAYGTQRGEGPPPRSPAAMRADVARTTGTWLVGGNVTEPAVGRAAGPGAALQVGADGLGDGVEAVPLQQLE, from the coding sequence GTGGAGTGGACTCGCCGCAACGTCGCGATAACCATCCTCGCGGTACTGCTCGGCGCCGCGCTGCTCGGTGCCGCGGGAGCGGCCGCGTACTTCGAAATCGGCTACGGCCCCGACGAGGCCGCTGTCTCGGCGGTCGAGACCGACGACTCGGTGACCGTCGAGCGGTTTGACGGCGGGACCGTCGTCCGGAGCGGCCCGGTCACGCCGGCGACGACGGGCCTGGTCTACTACCCCGGCGCGCGCGTGAACCACGAGAGTTACGTCCCGACGGCGGCCGGCATCGTCGAGGGGCGGGACGCGGTGGTCGTGGTCGTCGACGCCCCGCTCAACCTCGCGATACTGTCGCCGGGCAGCGCCGACGCGGCCGTCGAGGCGGCGCCGGCCGTCGAGTCGTGGTACGTCGGCGGGCACTCGCTGGGCGGCGCGACGGCGTGTCGGTACGCCGCCGGGAACGCTGCCGCTCTCGAGGGACTGGTGTTGCACGCCGCCTACTGCGACCGCGACCTCTCGGGGACGGACCTCCGGGTGCTGTCGGTGCTGGGCGCCGAGGACGCGGTCATCGACGCCGAAACCGAACGACAGCGCCGCGATTTGCTGCCGGACGACGCCACGGTCGTCGAACTGTCGGGGGTCACCCACTCGGGGTTCGGCGCCTACGGCACACAGCGGGGAGAGGGGCCGCCGCCCCGGAGTCCGGCGGCGATGCGGGCCGACGTCGCCCGGACGACGGGGACGTGGCTCGTCGGCGGGAACGTGACGGAACCGGCCGTCGGGCGAGCGGCGGGACCGGGGGCCGCGCTACAGGTCGGCGCCGACGGCCTCGGTGACGGAGTCGAAGCCGTCCCGCTCCAGCAACTCGAGTAG
- a CDS encoding adenosylhomocysteinase: protein MTHPTITEQLDDPASARESGRKKIAWARQHMPIMTAIEGEFAAEKPLSGEVVAMAMHVEAKTAVLTEVLAAAGAEVAITGCNPLSTHDDVSAALDAVDGVTSYAKHDVDDEEYYAAIEATIDHEPTITVDDGGDLVMAIHEDYPELIDSIVGGCEETTTGVHRLRSMDDDGELKYPMFAVNDTPMKRLFDNVHGTGEATLSNIAMTTNLSFASKTVVVAGYGYCGRGVAKKAKGQNAHVVVTEVEPRRALEAHMEGYEVCTMAEAAEKGDVFVTTTGNRDVIVEEHFERMSDGVVLANAGHFNVEIDLDALEDLAASRQEVRDGIEEFRMDDGRRINVLADGRLVNLASPVAMGHPVEVMDQSFGVQAVCVREMVEHSDEYGPGVHEVPDELDREVAEIKLAAEGVEIDELTDEQTEYMDSWQHGT from the coding sequence ATGACCCACCCGACGATAACCGAACAGCTCGACGACCCCGCGAGCGCCCGGGAGTCCGGGCGGAAGAAGATAGCCTGGGCCCGCCAGCACATGCCAATCATGACGGCCATCGAGGGGGAGTTCGCCGCCGAGAAACCGCTCTCCGGCGAGGTCGTGGCGATGGCGATGCACGTCGAGGCCAAGACCGCGGTCCTGACGGAGGTGCTCGCGGCGGCCGGCGCGGAGGTCGCTATCACGGGCTGTAACCCACTGTCGACCCACGACGACGTGTCGGCGGCGCTGGACGCCGTCGACGGCGTCACCTCCTACGCGAAACACGACGTCGACGACGAGGAGTACTACGCTGCCATCGAGGCGACCATCGACCACGAACCGACCATCACGGTCGACGACGGCGGCGATCTGGTGATGGCCATCCACGAGGACTACCCCGAACTCATCGACTCCATCGTCGGGGGCTGCGAGGAGACGACGACGGGCGTCCACCGCCTCCGGTCGATGGACGACGACGGCGAGTTGAAGTACCCGATGTTCGCCGTCAACGACACGCCGATGAAGCGGCTGTTCGACAACGTCCACGGGACGGGCGAGGCGACGCTGTCGAACATCGCGATGACGACGAACCTCTCGTTTGCCTCCAAGACGGTCGTCGTCGCGGGCTACGGCTACTGCGGGCGCGGCGTCGCCAAGAAGGCGAAGGGACAGAACGCCCACGTCGTCGTCACGGAGGTCGAACCCCGCCGGGCGCTTGAAGCCCACATGGAGGGCTACGAGGTCTGTACGATGGCCGAGGCCGCCGAGAAGGGCGACGTCTTCGTCACGACGACGGGCAACCGCGACGTCATCGTCGAAGAGCACTTCGAGCGGATGTCCGACGGGGTCGTGCTGGCCAACGCCGGCCACTTCAACGTTGAAATCGACCTCGACGCCCTCGAGGACCTCGCGGCGTCGCGCCAGGAGGTCCGGGATGGTATCGAGGAGTTCCGGATGGACGACGGCCGCCGCATCAACGTGCTCGCGGACGGCCGCCTGGTGAACCTGGCGTCGCCGGTCGCCATGGGCCACCCCGTCGAGGTGATGGACCAGAGCTTCGGCGTCCAGGCCGTCTGCGTCCGCGAGATGGTCGAACACAGCGACGAGTACGGCCCTGGCGTCCACGAGGTGCCCGACGAACTGGACCGCGAGGTGGCCGAAATCAAACTCGCCGCCGAGGGCGTCGAGATAGACGAACTGACCGACGAGCAGACCGAGTACATGGACAGCTGGCAGCACGGGACCTGA